cttattcgaAAACCGAAAAATCCGCTAAATATGTTATAATATCTATCAGAGCAGTTTAATTCTTTTTGCGCAACATCAATTCCACTTCAACACCACATCCACTTGCTCCAACCAAAGTACAATTTATAATACTGTTATACTGTGGCTCCAATTGCTTTGACAAACCTTCTCTGACAGGCGCTTTTAGCTGTCAAATGCTCTGTCAACATAGTTCTTTTTATCCAAACTTCGCATATGTTGCCAGATGccagaattaaaattaaatgagatATTGCTAGCtgtaacaataatttaaataattcaccATAAAATCtcacattaattaaaaaagatgCATGATTGTATACGTAgagatattatataaaaatgttacaaTGGCTTTATATgctattaaattttgatatataGATTAAACCGATTTCTGGTATATTGTAGGAACTGAAATCTACCTCGTGctgattttaaattatttcgttttcttcaataatgatttacaataaataattcTAGCCGTTTCTGCTTCTAATGGTTTCATTTTGagcaaatttcaaataatgttaACAACtcacacataaaaataatttttgtaatttatccTATTAACCCAGCAGCAACACTGTAATATTCAGCAATTCAGCGTTAACCGATTGTGAATCGTTCCGTCAATCGCCATATTGATTTTAGACGAAAAATCTCAAGCAGCCACATTGGATCGTAACATCTAGTTacattaaaagtaataaattttcacagCTCTTTCGGAGACCTCAAGGTATGGAAATTTCAGAAAATGGTGCttgcttatttttgttttgtatacgtcttggaaaaaatttgaaaaggaatGGAATTGATGGATAATTCAGCAGAGTTGTCTAGGCGGTGACGACTGCTCGCGAAGTTCTTAACATGGGGgggtttaaaataaaattacataacaaatattttttgacttgaGTAAGTTTTAAATGTGGACAACTCGTTTATATTCTTATGttaaagggtataaaaactgaaaacaaatatttaagtatatatttgaaGAGATAATGAATTGAAATGCACAGTTTGGGAAAACACGAAGTATTCATGCCTTCAAGTTCATTTTTTACacaggaatttttaaaaaacgtttcCATGAATAGGACACAACTGTAACACGCTGAGCCGCAAAAATAGTTAATTCAACTGAGAAATATCAACTATACTACGACAGCATTTGTACTGCATAACAAAGCCGGATAGAGAAACTTTGGAACGAAGCATTCGTCCACCAAACACACGGTAGTGAAAGCTTGGTGCTTCGCAAAAGTGGAAGAATACAGTAAGAGAGAACATGTAATGTCCTTTTTTTAGcattgaaatacatacattaatttcatatatttctttaacACTTATCgttaatattttcttgtttcCAAATTACGTCAAAATTTCTAATTACAAATAGTCAAAGACAGTCACTTTGCTGCACTTTGATAATGAACAAGAAAATATGtcgtttaaacaaaaaaaaaaaataatacataatagTATTCAATAtcgtataaaaattgttatgaGTATAAAAGCAGCACAAGGCGAAATTGTAATGTGATTTATTAAAAGGGCTATAGTTTGATTTACAGATATTAACAACACACATCCAACGGCTGACAAAATAATATACTGATATGTCTTCTATGAGTCACCGGCAGAAACGTGATGTTGGATATGATCACGATACGCGGAGGGAAGAACGAAAAAGACGCAGCCGCTCCAGTAGTCGTTCGCGTCATCGTCGCTACAATGAAAGTCGCAGTCGTAGTCGATCCATAGACTATCGTAAGCGTCGTAACAACAGACGTTCCCGTAGTCGTAGTCGCAGTAGGAGTTACAGCCGAAGAGATAGACAAAACTCTAGCCGACGACATCGAGATTCTCGTAGTCGAAGTCGTTCTAATGCGCGTTCACATCGTAGTAGCAGAAGAGACTCACGCTCACGCAGCCCCGAAAAGCGTTCACGTAATATGATGGATGCTGATCGAAGACAATATGATAATGTAGCAAAGAGTTCTAAAAGTAATTCAACGGAAAGCAGTCGTTCTAAAGCAACAGATTTCGATCAGCAAAATACGCCGGATCTGCAACATTTACCTTTACCCAAGCGTGAACCCATTGGAGCATACTACAACCTCGATACAGATGAACCAATAGATAAAGAGCGCATACACCGTGAAATGGAAGAGAAATTGCGACAAGCACTTGCTAAGGAAGGCAAGGTGTATCCACCAAAAAAGCCCGAGGCTTCACATCCAGTATTTGCAAATGATGGTTCGTTTTTggagattttcaaaaaaatgcaaGCCCAACAACAACATCCACATGTACCAGTTGCCACTGCGCCAGCCATTGTTGCACCTATCGTGGTGGCTCCTGTGTTAGCGTCTACCTCAAATGCAGCCACATCAAGTAACAAAGTTGTACCACCACCGCCGATAGTTGGACGCCGGCGTGGTGGAAAAATTCTTAAAACCGGTGTGGTGGCTAAGCCGAAAGCTCAAGCTGAACAGGGTGATGACCCGAAAGACTTTTGGTCGCTGTACTTGGCCGAGGTTAACAAGTACAAAAATCACGCGTGTGATTCGGACGGCGGCACAAGGCCACTGGTTAAGTGAACCTAAATAGACGTTAAATAGAACTTGAGTGAAATGAATACTTCGAGTTTTCCCCAATATGACATGAATTCTGTgcataaactaaaaaaacaatatacatataaattataggagtttatt
The DNA window shown above is from Bactrocera tryoni isolate S06 chromosome 4, CSIRO_BtryS06_freeze2, whole genome shotgun sequence and carries:
- the LOC120774265 gene encoding arginine/serine-rich protein 1-like isoform X1; its protein translation is MSSMSHRQKRDVGYDHDTRREERKRRSRSSSRSRHRRYNESRSRSRSIDYRKRRNNRRSRSRSRSRSYSRRDRQNSSRRHRDSRSRSRSNARSHRSSRRDSRSRSPEKRSRNMMDADRRQYDNVAKSSKSNSTESSRSKATDFDQQNTPDLQHLPLPKREPIGAYYNLDTDEPIDKERIHREMEEKLRQALAKEGKVYPPKKPEASHPVFANDGSFLEIFKKMQAQQQHPHVPVATAPAIVAPIVVAPVLASTSNAATSSNKVVPPPPIVGRRRGGKILKTGVVAKPKAQAEQGDDPKDFWSLYLAEVNKYKNHACDSDGGTRPLVK